In the Thermodesulfovibrio yellowstonii DSM 11347 genome, one interval contains:
- the purL gene encoding phosphoribosylformylglycinamidine synthase: MILKFYRKGALSEYKTQQLLKRINSEISDEIKQVETEFCYYILTDKKLSEYELTILKWLLAETFEPENFSDKSFLSSDNGMIFEVGPRLNFSTAWSTCAVSVCHSIGINKIQRIERSRRYKLIPVIKNFPMKLFLDMIHDRMVECPYPEPLNDFSHGISPKPLRIVPVLEEGKKALEKINHELGLGWDEWDIEFYLKLFKDRLKRNPTDVECFDLAQSNSEHSRHWFFRGTLFIDGKPAEKTLFDIVKEPLKRNPKNSVIAFKDNSSAIYGAKIGYLKPEIPGKSCRFAIKRELHHLIFTAETHNFPTGVAPFPGAETGTGGRIRDVHATGKGAIPIAGTAAYCVGNLYIPNYELSWEDKSFKYPSNLATPLQIEIEASNGASDYGNKFGEPVIAGFTRSFGMRLPDGERVEWIKPIMFTGGIGQINAIHTEKDSPKKGMYVVKIGGPAYRIGMGGGAASSVVSGELSEELDFNAVQRGDAEMENKLNRVVRACVELGKKNPIVSIHDQGAGGNCNVVKELVYPEGAKIDIRKVILGDETLSVLEIWGAEYQENDAILIEKENVKLFGILCKRERLPWSIIGEVTGDGKLIVYDSKNNQIAVNFDLKDVLGEIPKKEFKLQTIEKKLKPLKIPETLTLKDALNRVLRLLSVGSKRFLTNKVDRSVTGLIVRQQCAGPVQLTVSDVCVVAQSYFNKTGIAHAIGEQPIKGLINPEAMARLSVTEALTNIVWAKITDIQDIKCSANWMWAAKLPGEGVRLYKAAQAMAEFMIKLGIAIDGGKDSLSMAAKVKTPDGVEVVKSPGSLVISAYAPCPDIQKIITPDIKSPDKSVILFIDLSNGKKRLGGTALAQCMGQLGDETPDMENPELLKRSFRAIQTLIDKKLILSGHDRSDGGLITTLLEMAFSGSCGLHIKIKEPKLSNIMAELFNEEPGLAIEVDIKKLDKVEKFLIQNEISFYRIADTLKENKIIIEHSNKIIFDEPMTSLRDIWEETSYRLDMLQANPECVEEEKKSIYGRIAPHYKLSFTPERTPEIILKKKTKPLIAIIREEGSNGDREMAAAFYMAGFEPWDVCMQDLIDKKISLKKFKGIAFVGGFSFADVLDSAKGWAGCIKFSHLKKEFENFYMRNDTFSLGVCNGCQLMALLGWVPWYGIEELKQPRFIWNKSGRFESRWVTVKILPSPSIMLKEMEDSQIGVWIAHGEGRAYFPDKNILSKVLEKNLAPVRYVDDSGNITETYPFNPNNSPYGITALCSEDGRHLAMMPHPERTFLLWQLPWLPQDWKKLKASPWLKLFQNARLWCDSHA, from the coding sequence ATGATTCTGAAATTTTATAGAAAAGGTGCTCTTTCAGAATATAAAACACAACAACTGCTCAAACGTATAAATTCTGAAATTTCAGATGAAATTAAACAAGTTGAAACAGAATTTTGCTACTACATCCTGACAGATAAAAAACTATCAGAGTATGAATTAACTATTTTAAAATGGCTTTTAGCTGAAACCTTTGAACCAGAAAACTTTTCAGATAAAAGCTTTCTATCTTCAGATAATGGAATGATATTTGAAGTAGGACCTCGTCTTAATTTTTCTACTGCCTGGTCTACCTGTGCTGTATCTGTATGCCATAGCATCGGAATCAATAAAATTCAAAGAATAGAACGCTCAAGAAGATATAAATTGATACCTGTAATTAAAAATTTCCCTATGAAACTTTTTCTTGACATGATTCATGACAGAATGGTTGAGTGTCCGTATCCAGAGCCCCTTAATGACTTTTCTCATGGCATATCTCCAAAACCTTTAAGAATTGTGCCTGTTTTGGAAGAAGGGAAAAAAGCACTTGAAAAAATAAATCATGAACTTGGTCTTGGATGGGATGAGTGGGATATTGAGTTTTATCTAAAGCTTTTCAAGGACAGATTAAAGAGAAATCCAACAGATGTTGAATGTTTTGATCTTGCTCAATCAAACAGTGAACATTCAAGACACTGGTTTTTCAGAGGAACTCTTTTTATTGATGGGAAACCGGCAGAAAAAACGCTCTTTGATATAGTAAAAGAACCTTTGAAAAGAAATCCGAAAAATTCTGTTATAGCCTTTAAAGATAATTCAAGCGCTATATATGGAGCAAAAATAGGATATTTAAAACCTGAAATACCTGGAAAGTCTTGTAGATTCGCAATAAAAAGGGAACTACATCATCTTATTTTCACAGCTGAAACTCATAATTTTCCAACAGGTGTAGCTCCTTTCCCTGGAGCTGAGACAGGGACAGGAGGAAGAATCCGTGATGTTCATGCAACTGGTAAAGGTGCTATCCCAATTGCAGGAACAGCAGCTTATTGTGTTGGAAATCTTTATATCCCAAACTATGAGCTTTCATGGGAAGATAAGTCCTTTAAATATCCTTCTAATCTTGCAACACCTCTACAGATTGAGATTGAAGCCAGCAATGGTGCTTCTGATTATGGAAATAAATTTGGTGAACCTGTAATAGCAGGATTTACCCGTTCATTTGGTATGAGGCTTCCTGACGGAGAAAGAGTTGAGTGGATAAAACCCATAATGTTTACTGGTGGCATAGGTCAGATAAATGCAATTCATACTGAGAAAGATTCACCTAAAAAGGGAATGTATGTTGTAAAAATTGGCGGTCCTGCTTACAGAATAGGGATGGGAGGCGGAGCTGCATCTTCTGTGGTTTCAGGAGAACTTAGTGAAGAGCTTGATTTTAATGCTGTGCAGCGCGGAGACGCTGAGATGGAAAATAAACTTAACAGAGTTGTTAGAGCCTGTGTTGAACTTGGCAAAAAAAATCCTATAGTAAGCATTCATGACCAGGGCGCTGGTGGAAACTGTAATGTAGTTAAAGAGCTTGTCTATCCAGAAGGAGCAAAAATTGATATAAGAAAAGTAATACTTGGAGACGAAACTCTTTCTGTTCTTGAAATATGGGGAGCAGAATATCAGGAAAATGATGCTATTTTAATAGAAAAAGAAAATGTAAAACTTTTTGGTATTCTATGTAAAAGGGAAAGGCTTCCATGGTCAATTATTGGAGAAGTAACAGGAGATGGGAAACTTATTGTTTATGACAGTAAAAATAATCAAATAGCTGTCAATTTTGATCTTAAGGATGTTTTAGGAGAAATTCCAAAAAAAGAATTCAAACTTCAAACAATTGAAAAAAAACTTAAACCGTTAAAAATTCCTGAAACTTTAACACTGAAAGATGCATTAAATAGGGTTTTGAGGCTTCTTTCTGTAGGTTCAAAAAGATTTCTAACAAATAAAGTAGACCGTTCAGTTACAGGACTTATTGTTAGACAGCAGTGTGCCGGACCTGTGCAACTTACAGTTTCAGACGTGTGCGTTGTTGCTCAGAGCTATTTTAATAAAACAGGAATTGCCCATGCCATAGGAGAACAACCAATAAAAGGACTTATAAATCCTGAGGCTATGGCAAGGCTTTCTGTCACAGAAGCTTTAACAAACATAGTATGGGCAAAGATTACAGATATTCAAGATATTAAATGCTCTGCTAACTGGATGTGGGCTGCAAAACTTCCAGGAGAAGGCGTTAGACTCTATAAAGCTGCACAGGCTATGGCAGAGTTTATGATAAAGCTGGGTATAGCAATTGATGGAGGTAAAGATTCTCTCTCAATGGCTGCAAAAGTTAAAACACCAGATGGAGTTGAAGTTGTAAAATCTCCAGGAAGTCTTGTAATTTCTGCTTATGCGCCATGTCCTGATATACAGAAGATTATTACACCTGATATAAAATCTCCAGATAAAAGTGTGATTCTTTTCATTGACCTTTCTAATGGAAAGAAAAGACTTGGTGGCACAGCATTGGCTCAATGTATGGGACAGCTTGGTGATGAAACGCCTGATATGGAAAATCCTGAACTTCTAAAGAGAAGTTTCAGAGCAATCCAAACATTAATTGATAAAAAATTAATACTCTCAGGGCATGACCGTTCAGATGGAGGATTGATTACAACTCTTCTTGAAATGGCTTTCTCAGGTTCTTGCGGACTTCATATAAAAATAAAAGAGCCTAAATTATCTAATATTATGGCAGAACTATTTAATGAAGAACCAGGGCTTGCAATTGAAGTAGATATTAAAAAGCTTGATAAAGTAGAGAAGTTTCTTATACAAAATGAGATATCTTTTTACAGAATTGCCGATACTTTAAAAGAAAATAAAATTATTATTGAACATTCTAATAAAATCATTTTTGATGAACCCATGACATCCCTTAGAGACATCTGGGAAGAAACCAGTTATCGTCTTGATATGCTTCAGGCAAATCCTGAGTGCGTGGAGGAAGAAAAAAAATCAATATATGGAAGAATTGCTCCTCATTACAAACTTAGCTTTACCCCTGAACGTACTCCTGAAATAATTCTTAAAAAGAAAACAAAACCGCTCATTGCAATCATTCGTGAGGAAGGAAGCAATGGTGATAGAGAAATGGCAGCTGCCTTTTACATGGCTGGATTTGAACCATGGGATGTATGTATGCAGGATTTGATAGATAAAAAAATTTCTCTCAAGAAATTTAAGGGAATCGCATTTGTTGGTGGCTTTAGTTTCGCAGATGTTCTTGACTCTGCAAAGGGATGGGCTGGCTGTATAAAGTTTTCTCATCTAAAAAAGGAATTTGAAAATTTTTATATGCGTAATGATACTTTCAGTCTCGGTGTCTGTAACGGATGCCAGCTTATGGCACTTCTTGGATGGGTTCCGTGGTATGGGATTGAAGAACTAAAACAGCCCAGATTTATATGGAATAAATCTGGAAGATTTGAATCCAGATGGGTAACTGTAAAGATTTTACCTTCTCCATCAATTATGCTTAAAGAGATGGAAGACTCTCAAATTGGAGTATGGATAGCTCATGGAGAAGGAAGAGCATATTTCCCTGATAAAAATATTCTCAGTAAAGTTCTTGAGAAAAATCTTGCACCTGTGCGTTATGTTGACGATAGTGGAAATATTACAGAAACCTACCCATTTAATCCAAATAACTCACCTTATGGTATAACTGCTTTATGCAGTGAAGATGGCAGACATCTTGCTATGATGCCTCATCCAGAAAGAACATTTTTACTGTGGCAATTGCCATGGCTACCTCAAGACTGGAAAAAACTGAAAGCATCTCCATGGCTTAAACTTTTTCAGAATGCAAGATTGTGGTGTGATAGCCATGCATAA
- a CDS encoding PaaI family thioesterase — protein sequence MMKTEDYCFVCGKQNPVGLKVKFNHGEGKSFAELILTKEYQGWSGIIHGGIIASLLDEACVYAGNSLGYHTVTAELKIRFKNPVAPQEKIVVEAHAEHIKSKLIEAKAWIKNLNGTLIAEAESKLIIKEKTE from the coding sequence ATGATGAAAACTGAAGATTATTGTTTTGTCTGTGGAAAACAAAATCCTGTTGGACTAAAAGTAAAATTTAATCACGGAGAAGGTAAATCCTTTGCAGAATTAATTCTTACGAAAGAATATCAAGGCTGGAGTGGAATAATTCATGGTGGAATTATTGCCTCGCTTCTTGATGAAGCCTGTGTTTATGCAGGAAATTCACTTGGATATCATACTGTTACAGCAGAGCTAAAAATAAGATTTAAAAATCCTGTAGCGCCTCAGGAAAAAATAGTGGTAGAGGCTCATGCAGAGCATATAAAATCAAAACTAATTGAAGCAAAAGCCTGGATAAAAAATTTAAATGGAACATTAATAGCAGAAGCTGAAAGTAAATTAATTATAAAGGAAAAAACTGAATGA
- the rho gene encoding transcription termination factor Rho, which translates to MSISELKQKKIPELMDMANSLNIENATSMKKQDLIFAILQSQIEKIGTVYGAGVLEILPEGFGFLRSPDYSYLPSPDDIYVSPSQIRKFGLRTGDLITGQIRPPKENERYFALLKVESINGKPVEESIIRPLFDNLTPYYPTEKINLEYNPADYSTRVMDLLTPVGKGQRGLIVAAPRTGKTMLLQSIAKAIKKNHSEIYLIVLLIDERPEEVTDWRRQVTGAEIISSTFDEPAQRHCQVSEMVIERAKRLVEEGEDVVILLDSLTRLARAYNAITPASGKVLSGGLEATALQKPKRFFGTARNIEEGGSLTIIATALVETGSRMDDVIFEEFKGTGNMEVHLDRKLADKRIFPSIDIGASGTRKEELLVAPDVLNKVWILRKVLSTLSPIEAMEFLLSKLKGTKSNKEFLEMMNK; encoded by the coding sequence ATTTCTATTTCTGAATTAAAACAGAAAAAAATTCCAGAGCTTATGGATATGGCAAATTCTCTGAACATTGAGAATGCCACTTCCATGAAAAAACAGGATTTAATTTTTGCAATACTTCAAAGCCAGATTGAAAAAATTGGAACTGTTTACGGTGCAGGTGTACTTGAAATTCTTCCAGAAGGATTCGGTTTTCTGAGAAGTCCTGATTACAGTTATCTACCAAGCCCTGATGACATTTATGTTTCGCCTTCCCAGATAAGAAAATTCGGTTTGAGGACAGGAGACCTTATCACAGGACAGATTAGACCTCCAAAAGAAAATGAAAGATATTTTGCACTTCTTAAAGTAGAATCAATTAATGGAAAGCCTGTTGAAGAGAGTATTATTAGACCTCTTTTTGACAATTTAACTCCTTATTATCCTACTGAAAAAATTAATCTTGAGTATAATCCAGCAGATTACTCAACAAGAGTGATGGATTTACTCACTCCTGTTGGAAAGGGACAAAGAGGTTTAATTGTGGCTGCTCCAAGAACAGGAAAAACCATGCTTCTTCAGTCAATTGCAAAAGCTATAAAAAAGAATCATTCTGAAATATACCTTATAGTTCTGCTTATTGATGAAAGACCTGAAGAAGTTACTGACTGGCGCAGACAGGTTACAGGAGCTGAAATTATAAGTTCTACCTTTGATGAGCCCGCTCAGAGACACTGCCAGGTTTCAGAAATGGTCATTGAAAGAGCGAAAAGACTTGTGGAAGAGGGAGAAGATGTTGTAATATTACTTGACAGTTTAACAAGACTTGCAAGGGCATACAATGCTATTACTCCAGCTTCAGGAAAGGTTCTTTCTGGTGGACTTGAAGCAACAGCTTTGCAGAAACCTAAAAGATTTTTTGGTACAGCAAGAAATATAGAAGAAGGCGGCTCTCTTACAATAATTGCAACAGCTCTTGTAGAAACAGGAAGCAGAATGGATGATGTTATTTTTGAAGAGTTTAAAGGAACTGGTAACATGGAAGTTCATCTGGATAGAAAACTTGCAGACAAAAGAATATTTCCAAGTATTGATATTGGTGCTTCTGGCACAAGAAAAGAAGAACTCCTTGTTGCTCCTGATGTTTTAAACAAAGTCTGGATTTTAAGAAAAGTTCTGAGTACACTCAGTCCAATTGAGGCAATGGAATTTTTATTGAGTAAACTTAAAGGAACAAAATCCAATAAAGAGTTTCTTGAGATGATGAATAAATGA